One part of the Humulus lupulus chromosome 9, drHumLupu1.1, whole genome shotgun sequence genome encodes these proteins:
- the LOC133799995 gene encoding uncharacterized protein LOC133799995 — MFIAVQKLKKAKHMLKEFNITAFGDISGAYYSSIQELKNFQEALQRDPFNPEVMEKEKIARQKKQLAASNYQSLLSHKAKFEWNQGGDENTKVFHRSLKVKREQSTVYAIKNASGKWVDEAEEVTKAFVYFYEELLGTDMVGKRIVNAKIAQEGTTVTESQRDFLLRPYTEDEVKQALFSIPDSKAPGPDGFNNTFFKKTWHIVGKDITLAIISFLNSGENLKEINNTTLTLVPKVKCPDTVADF; from the coding sequence ATGTTCATTGCTGTCCAGAAATTGAAAAAAGCCAAACACATGCTAAAGGAGTTCAATATTACAGCTTTTGGTGACATATCTGGTGCTTATTATAGTTCTATTCAAGAACTTAAAAATTTTCAAGAAGCTTTACAAAGAGATCCCTTCAATCCAGAGGTAATGGAAAAGGAAAAAATAGCTAGACAAAAGAAACAGTTGGCTGCTAGTAATTACCAATCACTGTTGTCACATAAGGCAAAATTTGAGTGGAATCAAGGTGGTGATGAGAATACTAAAGTCTTTCATAGAAGTTTAAAGGTGAAGAGAGAGCAAAGCACTGTATATGCGATTAAAAATGCTAGTGGTAAATGGGTGGATGAAGCTGAGGAAGTGACAAAGGCTTTTGTTTACTTTTATGAAGAACTTTTGGGTACTGATATGGTTGGCAAGAGAATTGTAAATGCCAAGATTGCTCAAGAAGGTACAACAGTTACAGAGAGTCAAAGGGATTTTTTGTTGAGGCCATACACTGAGGATGAAGTTAAACAAGCACTTTTTTCAATTCCAGACTCGAAGGCCCCTGGACCTGATGGGTTCAACAATACTTTCTTTAAAAAGACATGGCATATTGTTGGTAAGGACATTACATTAGCTATTATTTCCTTTCTGAATTCAGGAGAGAACCTGAAGGAAATAAATAATACCACCCTTACTTTAGTTCCAAAAGTGAAATGTCCGGATACTGTTGCGGATTTTTGA